In Streptomyces erythrochromogenes, the DNA window GACGCACCCCGTATCGCTCGATGTCTCGGAGGTGCCGTCATGGCCTGGGTTCTTCTTCTCGTCGCCGGTCTGCTCGAAGTCGGCTGGTCGATCGGCATGAAGTTCACCGAGGGTTTCACCCGGCTGTGGCCCAGTGTGTTCACGGGTGCCGGGATCGTGGCCAGCATGGTGCTGCTGTCCTACGCCGCGAAGACCCTGCCCATCGGTACGGCGTACGGGGTGTGGGTGGGCATCGGCGCCGCCGGTGCGGCCGTGCTCGGTATGGCGGTGCTGGGTGAGCCCGTCACCGCCGCCCGGATCTTCTTCATCTGTCTGCTGCTGGTCGCCGTGGTGGGGCTGAAGGCGACCTCCGGTCACTGATCCCCCTCCCCCCGGGTGCTCCGGATGTTCTCCGGGTGCTCCGGTTATTCCAGGAACGCGGACGGCGGGCGGGGGCCTCCGACCATCCCGCCGCCGTCCCAGCCGCCCCCGCCCGTGCCCGTCCCGCCCTGGCTGCCGGCGGTGGTGTCGCCCTCGTCGCCCTGGCTGGTGCCGCCGTCGCCCTGGCCGCCCTGGGTGCGGCCTCCGGAGTCCTGGCCTCCTTGGGCCTGCCCGCCGTTGTTGCGGCCGCCGCCGTCCTGGCCCCCGTTGTCCCGGCCGCCCTGCGTGCGGCCCCCGTCGCCCTGGCCGCCGTTGTCCTGGCCGCGGGACGGCGGGGTCGGCCGCTGGGGCGGGGGCGGGGTGTCGTCGTCGCCGGGCGTCTCCTGAGGCGGTTCCGACTGCCAGGAGGGCGGCGGCGGGGGCTGCGCGGCGCCCGGCTGGAGGTCGAGTTCGAAGTCGACGGGGTCGGTGCCCTCCAGCGCGGTCTTCGTGTACGAGGCCCAGATCCGGGCCGGATAGCCGCCACCGCCGATGCGGGGCTCGCCGAGGGCCCCGTACAGCGACTCCAGGGTGCCGGTGTCCGGGTCCTGGCCCATCATCGCGACCACGGTGACCAGGTTCGGGGTGTAGGCCGCGAACCAGGCGGAACGGTCCAGCTCGCCGGTGCCGGTCTTGCCCGCGGCCGGGTGGCCGGCGGCGAGGGCCGCCGTGCCGGTGCCGTTGTCCACGACGCTGACCAGCATGGACGTGGTGGTGTCGGCGGCCTCGCGGCTGATGGCCTGGACGGGGGTGCGCTCGGGCAGGGTGATCTTGTCGTCGCCCTTCGCGATCTCCTCCAGGAAGGTGTAGGGGGTGCGGCGGCCGTGGTCGGCGAGGGTCGCGTACGCCTGGGTCATGTCAAGGACGCTGGCCTGGAGGGTGCCGAGCGCCATGGCCGGGCCGAC includes these proteins:
- a CDS encoding DMT family transporter encodes the protein MAWVLLLVAGLLEVGWSIGMKFTEGFTRLWPSVFTGAGIVASMVLLSYAAKTLPIGTAYGVWVGIGAAGAAVLGMAVLGEPVTAARIFFICLLLVAVVGLKATSGH